The genomic window GATCGCCAGGGCGTCTGTCAGCTGATACTCGCCCCCTACGCCGGGCTCCAGGGCGGCGAGATGTTCGAACACACGGGGCTCCAGCACATAGCGGCCCACCACGGCCCACCGGCTCGGAGCGGCTTCGGGTCGAGGCTTTTCGACAATGGATGTCACATTCCAAACAGTTTCGCCAGGGCCCGGCGCATTGACGATGCCGTAACGGGAGACATGCGCTTCGGGCACCTCCTGAACGCCGACGACGGATTTGCCCGTGGCCTGGTGGGCGGCGATGAGGGCGCTCAGCGCGGAATCGCGATCATCGAAGACATCATCGCCCAGCAGGAGGGCGAAGGGTTCGTCACCCACCGCATGCCGCGCGCACAGCACGGCATGGCCGAGGCCCAATGGCTCGCCCTGGCGGACATAGGCGAACTGGGCGAGATGCGTAATGCCGCGGACGAGATCCAGATCCTCCTGCTTGCCGCGCCGCTGCAGAGTGTCCTCCAACTCATACGCGACATCGAAATGGTTCTCGATGGCAGCTTTCCCCCGG from Geothrix sp. includes these protein-coding regions:
- the galU gene encoding UTP--glucose-1-phosphate uridylyltransferase GalU — its product is MNTIHKAVIPVAGLGTRFLPATKAQPKEMLPLVDTPVIQYVVEEAIRAGVESIVLVTGRGKAAIENHFDVAYELEDTLQRRGKQEDLDLVRGITHLAQFAYVRQGEPLGLGHAVLCARHAVGDEPFALLLGDDVFDDRDSALSALIAAHQATGKSVVGVQEVPEAHVSRYGIVNAPGPGETVWNVTSIVEKPRPEAAPSRWAVVGRYVLEPRVFEHLAALEPGVGGEYQLTDALAILAQEGRLVAAPIPAKRFDTGNKLDYLKANVEFALKREDLREDFSAYLKELSKGL